The Rissa tridactyla isolate bRisTri1 chromosome 1, bRisTri1.patW.cur.20221130, whole genome shotgun sequence DNA segment GCACCTTCCAAGAGTGTAGTAAGTGATGCATCCCCTGGGGCTGTTTTTCACATCCTCTCATTCGGAGAGTGTAATGCTTCagcctttgcagggctgggggctggaaaGGTTGGGAATCATGCTTTCCCTGCAGCAGGGGCTATATGACAGTACCCCCAGGTAGTTCAGCAACTTAGCTGACTTGAAATAGAGCACTGGAACAAAATACGTTCTGAGTGATTTTTAAGTAAAAGCTAATGTGAAAATGTGGGAGCTTGAACCAAGGTAAACACATTAAATTTAAAACGATTTTCAAatgtagtaaagaaaaaaatagctttcctgCTCTTGAAATTCCTAAAGGACACATTTTTCCTTATGAGTCACGATTTAATTAGATTATATTTTATTAGACATTctttacaaattttaaaatactgctattATACATGCACAAAGGAAAATCAGTTTGAACAATTGTATGTAGGCATTCATTGAAGTCAACCACAAAACAGGAACATTTTATGTCAGTTATCAATGTACTTGATATGTATATCTAAAGTGCATTATGTTACAAAAAATATAGAAAGTCAGCAGCACCAAGATACTTTCACAAAATAAATACACcagtcaacaaaataaattatggtAAATGTGACAATAATAATTGTCTTAgccttagcaaaaaaaaaaaaaaaaaaaaaaaaaaggaaaattcacaaTAACCAAATGTGCAGTTTCAGAGAGCAATGGGGGGAAAAGGTTTTATTCTGAGCATTTACAATATTTAcaagtaataaatattttaatacttcCCATATGTTCACTATTACAGAATACTGCAATATGTCTTCCAAAAATCTCTTGCTGAAAATGTCAGCGCCTCCTGCAACGAaaagaaggacagaaaaaatataaaaattaattttcattccaAATACAGGGACACAAAATTAATAGCAAGAGTGACATGGACTATAACGAGTGTACATTGCTCGTAAATATGTGCAATAATAGGGCAAGAATGCTACAGTTTTAGACGTCTTTTCAAGACCTCTACTATATTTCCTTTGATGCAACTCAGGTAGCTATATGAAGACCTGCAGTTTGTCATGACACTGAGGCCATCTATTCCACGCTACTGTACACTCAGAGAAACAGGAAGGGGCTTTAGTTTTCTTTAGAGCCTTATGCAAGAAGATTCCCAAGTGCTACAGGTAGAAAAATTGTATCAACCTATAataaacacaccaaaaaaagtaCAGTTGGAGAAACGAgaaatttcttttgaaggtaAGAGAAAGAAAGTCCTTATTGGGCACTGTGGCAATCGTGCCCCTGCTCTGTTAACCGCTTGGGTGTGGTGTTGGGCTTTTTGCTGGCATTACAACAGTCTCCCAAGGCTTATTTGGTCTATCTTTCGCACTGAGAGGCCACCTGTTAGACAAGGGTCTGTTTACTGTAGAGTTAAATATTTCTATGCTGTCATGAATACGAGTAAATGCAGTACTCGTACAGTAAAGGCTGCTCAGGTCTGGAAGCGAACTGCCCCTTGATAGCGTGTCTCTTTAAGTGCTTGATTGAATTGAAAGACTAGAGTCCTGAAACTTTCTTGTCCTGAAAGACTAGAAATCCCCTCCATGAGCCAAAGAGCTGGGTCCTGAAAGAAAACGAGCATCTCGTCATGTTAAGCTCTGACTCCTGTTGCATTCAGTCAAAGCTGAAAGAGTCAGATGTATACAATTCTAAGATCTGGGAGTTTTCGAAGGGATGCTGGCAGCCTGGTGTGAGTTCCGCACTCCTGCCTTCCTTGTGAAGGCATGAGAACAGAAGCAGAGCCTGCTTCTATCCTGGCAGTATATTTCTTATACTACGATGTTATTTTAAGTTACTTCTTAGCGGTGCTGCAGAAAATGCTGAatggttgggcttttttcccttctgtccctGTGAACAGCACATTTCTGTAACGCACGTTGGTTCCCTGGGAAACAGCTATAGGGTGGAATGCGAAGCTATAGGATGGAGCGTGATTCGCTCTGTTGCTGGACTGATCGCCGAAGCTGTGGGTAGCGTTCCACATGGCAGACGTGTGTGGGCGtgagacacacacaaaaagcaaatcCTTGAGAgtttaagagggttttttttatgtgcacATTGAATATGAGACTAAATTTAGAATTAGGGAGTCTACTCATTCGAAAGGTTTCTTAGGAAATTAAGTAATAACAGCTTAATTGAATTGGAATGGGAATATAGCTGGAAAGTCCATGAGAAAGTCTTTTTTAAGTGCCTGGAATGGAAAGCCTAGCATGAAGCTCCCCCCTAATAATTAGCTAGTAATATTAGGGTGTATTCAGGCTACATTACAATATGTATAATAATGGCACACAGTTCATACAGTGTGACTGTATATGTGGGTCTGCATTATGCAGGCCTACTTTTAAGAGGTTGACATTTtcattttggcttggattttagGCTTTGTTTTAGAGTTTAAGCTAAGCCACATTTTGACAATGGGCTCTGTACTAATGACTACTTGCAAGCTGCTTTGTGTGATTTGGTCCCAGATTTTGCAAGATTGCCTTCTTTTATGAGATACATCCTGTTGTAAGTCAAAAGATCTAGAGAGCACattatttttggtctttttttctgacCTAAACCCAACATTTTGAGACTGAGCTTGTGCAGAGGGAATTGGCATGAGGATTTTAGTTCAGTGTGTTGAGCAGAAAAGAAGCACAGAAGGGAAAAGCAAGCTTAAACTTTATCTTTGTACTTCCTTGACATTTGCCCTACTGCTTTATGTATAGCCACTCCCTCACTAGAAAGTGATGATGGTTCTCCTAAGCTGCAGCTAACCGTAGGGGTGCTACAAAAGCAGCTTCTATTCGTGTAGCATGTGGAAATCCTGTCTGCACACACCTTCCTTGTCCCCCACCCGCAGATAGAGCAGAAGTTCCTGATTCAGCTCAGGACAGCTGAGGATCCAACCTCACTCAGATGTGGTCATCCCTCCATCTAAAATGTGCTTGCCCACCTTGTGCCAACAACTGCATAGACAACTGCATTGAACCTGGCTCCCCCTAAAGCACATGTCAGGGAGTTGGgacttgctttcatttaaagtttagAAATTATATCTTTTACCAGCCTACTGGGATAACTACAAGCTCATATACTAGCAGTTCTTAAGAGCTGAACCAGCACATTATGCTCTATCCTTGTGAAAGgggaattttgttttcctgttttattgcTCCTCTTTGTTTAATCATTTTCAATTAATTATCTAAAATATAGGTCCTCTTTAGGAATCTGTTTCTTGCCCTGGAGAAATACTGCATCTCGGGCAATAATATCAGTAAGGTAAAGTTGGAGATTGCCTTCAGCAGTCTGGGCTCCACTGTAAGGCTGACTGCCTTCAGCCATCCAACCATACTTGAAACAGAAAGGCTAAACTAGGAAAATCAACAGGGTTGTACCTGTCATTCTTTTACATATCCAATTGGATATACAACCAAAGACAGAgtagtaagaaaaagaaataacagccAAAATGCTGTAGGATGTGTTTTCCCTGCATTCCAGATGTCTATGTGCCAAAGACATGCTATTTATTGGCCACCACAGTTCCTCAACACCTGTTGAAACATCAGGTGACTCCTGACTGCAACATGCCTTTCCTAAGGCGCTGAGACAAACCAACCTCTCGTACTTCACCACTTACTGCTACAGCCATGCTAACTGGTTTGTGGTGTGGGACACAGAATGCCTAGACCTAAAGGTCCGTAACTCCTTTCGATGCCAGCAGAAGTTGAGGCGATGGAGCACGTTGCAAACTATGGCCCGTGAAGCTTAACCCAAGGCTGGATTTTAGTAAATCCCACAGCTGGTGTCTTTTTCTAAGGGATTTACTGTGAGCAAGCGGCACTTCTCTTATGTTCCTATTCTTCCAAAgtgaaggggaggagaagagaaaatggTGGAGTTTTTGCTGTTGTAAATGCAAACATTTAAGGAGAACTGAGGAGTGGACTCCTTCGCTTAGTCTGCAAGTGTGCGGATTTCCACTCAAGCTGAGATGGCTGCAAGTGGATGAGTCGCCTGGGGCACCTGGGCTGAAGTCTCCAGCTCACCACTGCCCTGAAAACCCTTTTACATGAGGGAAGCTCGTCTCTCTCCAAAAGCAGTGCTCAACATTTTTCAGCACCAACGTAATTGTTTCACGAGCTGGTAAAAAGATGGAGCTGAATTAAAAAGTCCTAATGGCAGGGAAAATTTTATGGCGAAAGGCTGGTCCGCATTGTTTGCAGATATTACTAAGAGAGAAATTTTCCGTGTTCTCCCCTAAGGTtaaacagtaaaatgaaaaactgtaAAGTAAGGGTAGGAAAGTTGCCAAAAAGGGGAGGCGttgagagggaggaaagaaaacttcGCCATTTTATAGATGCAGTGCCTTAAATAAAACTCAAAGCTTTCAATCTGCTGGGGCCCAAGTGTGGGACCAAGATCTGAAGTGAGAGACACCACGGTttaaacaggaaaggaaattttaatGGCCACGATGtgctttctttttgcagaaatgtCTTTACTTGTTACTCACTCAGCTTCAGGAAGCTCATTTTGTCATGGGAAAGAACAACTTTGTCACCAGTGCAAAGTGTAAAGGGTACTTACCTCCAGAAAGCACCTTGAGACTGTGCACTGCTTGAAAAGCCACTGCCCAGTTATGAGCATAAAGGTATGCTATTACTCCAGGCTTGGGTGAGACCTCAGCCTAGCACACCAAAGGATAACAATTTCAACAAATATATGGTATGCCCCCCAAAAGGATGTAGCAGGATTACCTTAAAGTGTGATTATGTGTAGTAACAGCGTTGTCCAAGAGTGGGCTCTCGGTCATGCCACTTCCATACATGCCAGAATTTAGCCAAGTCGAGCGGGCTcgcctctttttcttctcttgttcctTACGTTTTCcaggctttgctttctttttcttccccgaTGCCTTCAGAGGCTGCTCCTTGTAGGTCTGTGATTTGTTTGTCTCCTGAGTTAGGTATCTGCCCTCATCTTCACTACCAAATCGGACAGGGTAGTTCTTCGTGTTGGTAGCAGGCTTAGGGTTAGGTGAAACCTCTGAAGTTGCACGGATTTCTGCAGTGTTGACACCTTCAATTAAATTTTGAAGGAATATTCTTCTTCGTAAGTCTTGGATTGACTTGCCCTTGTCATGCAACAGCTGGTGCTCTGATACAGCCCGTTTgctaaagaaagagaagagaggaggggaaaaaaacttttaGGATTTGGTTATTGCCCAGTACTTGGCAGAGTTCTTCTCTCCACTGGCAGTGGCAGCCACAGTGACCGTGTACCAGCTTTCAGGCTTGGAGACATCCAGTTAAGTCA contains these protein-coding regions:
- the PTHLH gene encoding parathyroid hormone-related protein isoform X2, whose amino-acid sequence is MFTKLFQQWSFAVFLLSYSVPSYGRSVEGISRRLKRAVSEHQLLHDKGKSIQDLRRRIFLQNLIEGVNTAEIRATSEVSPNPKPATNTKNYPVRFGSEDEGRYLTQETNKSQTYKEQPLKASGKKKKAKPGKRKEQEKKKRRARSTWLNSGMYGSGMTESPLLDNAVTTHNHTLR
- the PTHLH gene encoding parathyroid hormone-related protein isoform X1 yields the protein MFTKLFQQWSFAVFLLSYSVPSYGRSVEGISRRLKRAVSEHQLLHDKGKSIQDLRRRIFLQNLIEGVNTAEIRATSEVSPNPKPATNTKNYPVRFGSEDEGRYLTQETNKSQTYKEQPLKASGKKKKAKPGKRKEQEKKKRRARSTWLNSGMYGSGMTESPLLDNAVTTHNHTLRRR